A region of Pyxidicoccus parkwaysis DNA encodes the following proteins:
- a CDS encoding LVIVD repeat-containing protein, producing the protein MRRWTHCARGWILSGVLGLTVGCSQEAVESPEVKVEVTPWKVDGPDWQYTGPHASCKAAANDAPCGSYESFDLSACKAASLDAEKVGGLYTTHVILNEIEPLYAYPASLRVATDGGVSNLGSSIGLTEQQREDGRLYLAANRTRPDGGSSTVAVVGCEASDDGLTLKGCIQYCSNGKPTVSGTFEAARVMRRKGESEASGMSLLSETRVGDATPVDVFVTKGHAYVVSLPFVTPTGARSGGLSVYDVSNPRAPVLKKSITFANDNYWNGVWAKDDALYVASANQGLHVFDISNPADPKFLSSLPGDAGGIDVHTVIVDGDRLYAMSPGPNAETLIFDVKDAKSPVLLTRYVVKGVNPASGLNFPHDAFPFEDKLYISHWQGGYVIADVSDPEDVGQAGLYIYPRSSSHTSRVMRLDTRLIAFEGGEDWGAHLRVLDVTDPAAVRLLAEYRLDPGVSIHNMELKGRRLYLSHYQNGVRVLDVTLPWAPREVGYYNTYQPEHEQAGFSFYDGAIGVRAPGDGNVYVIDTLRGLLIFPEV; encoded by the coding sequence ATGAGGCGATGGACGCATTGCGCGCGGGGTTGGATTTTGTCCGGTGTCCTGGGGTTGACGGTGGGCTGCTCCCAGGAGGCGGTGGAGTCCCCTGAAGTCAAAGTCGAGGTGACGCCCTGGAAGGTGGACGGTCCGGACTGGCAGTACACGGGGCCGCACGCCTCGTGCAAGGCGGCCGCGAATGATGCCCCGTGCGGCTCGTATGAGTCGTTTGATTTGTCCGCGTGCAAGGCCGCCTCGCTGGACGCGGAGAAGGTGGGCGGCCTCTATACGACGCACGTCATCCTGAATGAGATTGAGCCGCTGTATGCCTATCCGGCCTCGCTGCGCGTGGCGACGGACGGCGGCGTGTCCAATCTCGGCTCCAGCATTGGCCTGACCGAGCAGCAGCGGGAGGATGGCCGGCTCTACCTGGCCGCGAACCGGACGCGTCCGGACGGTGGTTCCTCCACCGTGGCGGTGGTGGGGTGCGAGGCCAGCGACGACGGGCTCACGCTGAAGGGCTGCATCCAGTACTGCAGCAACGGGAAGCCGACGGTCTCCGGCACCTTCGAGGCCGCGCGCGTGATGCGCCGCAAGGGCGAGTCCGAGGCCTCGGGCATGTCGCTGCTGTCGGAGACGCGGGTGGGTGACGCGACGCCCGTGGACGTCTTCGTGACGAAGGGCCACGCGTACGTGGTGTCGTTGCCGTTCGTGACTCCGACGGGGGCGCGCTCCGGCGGCCTGAGCGTCTACGACGTGAGCAATCCGCGCGCTCCGGTGCTGAAGAAGTCCATCACCTTCGCCAATGACAACTACTGGAATGGCGTCTGGGCGAAGGACGACGCGCTCTACGTGGCGAGCGCCAACCAGGGCCTGCACGTCTTCGACATCTCCAACCCGGCGGACCCGAAGTTCCTGAGCTCGCTGCCCGGGGACGCGGGCGGCATCGACGTGCACACCGTCATCGTCGACGGAGACCGGCTGTACGCCATGTCGCCGGGGCCCAACGCGGAGACGCTCATCTTCGACGTGAAGGACGCGAAGTCGCCGGTGCTGCTCACCCGCTACGTGGTGAAGGGCGTGAACCCGGCCTCGGGCCTGAACTTCCCCCACGACGCGTTCCCCTTCGAGGACAAGCTCTACATCAGCCACTGGCAGGGCGGTTACGTCATCGCGGACGTGAGCGACCCGGAGGACGTGGGCCAGGCCGGCCTCTACATCTACCCGCGCTCCAGCAGCCACACGAGCCGGGTGATGCGGCTGGACACGCGGCTCATCGCCTTCGAGGGCGGTGAGGACTGGGGCGCCCACCTGCGCGTGCTGGACGTGACGGACCCGGCGGCGGTGCGCCTGCTGGCCGAGTACCGCCTGGACCCGGGCGTCTCCATCCACAACATGGAGTTGAAGGGCCGCCGACTGTACCTCTCCCACTACCAGAACGGCGTGCGCGTGCTGGACGTGACGTTGCCCTGGGCGCCGCGCGAGGTGGGCTACTACAACACCTACCAGCCGGAACATGAGCAGGCGGGCTTCTCCTTCTACGACGGGGCCATCGGCGTGCGCGCGCCGGGGGACGGCAACGTGTACGTCATCGACACCCTGCGCGGCCTGCTCATCTTCCCGGAGGTCTGA
- a CDS encoding cyclic nucleotide-binding domain-containing protein encodes MAGSTVEPKLIDDGAVRGDVPSGAATRAVWDAVMQGAVEVAVRAYEHLAPPQRERVLEESRGLPGPSRASLVEVLRRARDFEGAARLLEEDGSHALAAPLHEQAGALQKAAEAWLRAGERGRAAAAFERAGSLERALELYRAQDARESMAQCLTRLQRPLEAATVYRELGNAHAELESLRAVPPGHPRRREAVLRMSALLDAVGDSWRALVLLADAMQESTAAREDGALQAEHARLLRHLGLDETPAESERAPVPPPDGYEYLKAIPIFGELPMQDLKDLFRMAQQVLIPADTTVLEKGARGTGLLVLLDGTVDVFSGPGLDARLLNTLGPGAFVGEISLILDGPTSAHVRSRTAVRALRVTRVDFQHYLDTHEAAALRIYRLFTESLAERVRALSA; translated from the coding sequence ATGGCGGGGTCCACGGTGGAGCCCAAGCTCATCGACGACGGGGCGGTGCGGGGGGACGTGCCCTCGGGAGCCGCCACGCGCGCCGTCTGGGACGCGGTGATGCAGGGCGCGGTGGAGGTGGCCGTCCGTGCCTACGAACACCTGGCACCGCCGCAGCGCGAGCGCGTGCTGGAGGAGTCACGCGGCCTGCCGGGGCCTTCGCGCGCCTCGCTGGTGGAGGTGCTGCGGCGGGCGAGGGACTTCGAGGGCGCGGCGCGCCTGCTGGAGGAGGACGGCTCGCACGCGCTGGCGGCGCCGCTGCACGAGCAGGCCGGCGCGCTGCAGAAGGCGGCCGAGGCGTGGCTGCGCGCCGGTGAGCGCGGGAGGGCGGCGGCGGCCTTCGAGCGCGCGGGCAGCCTGGAGCGCGCGCTGGAGCTGTACCGGGCCCAGGACGCGCGCGAGTCCATGGCCCAGTGCCTCACGCGGTTGCAGCGGCCGCTGGAGGCCGCGACGGTGTACCGCGAGTTGGGCAACGCGCACGCGGAATTGGAGTCGCTGCGCGCGGTACCGCCCGGGCACCCTCGCCGGCGCGAGGCGGTGCTGCGGATGAGCGCGCTGCTGGACGCGGTGGGAGACTCGTGGCGCGCGCTGGTGCTGCTGGCGGACGCGATGCAGGAGTCCACCGCCGCGCGCGAGGACGGCGCGCTGCAGGCGGAGCACGCGCGGCTGCTGCGACACCTGGGGTTGGACGAGACACCGGCCGAGTCCGAGCGCGCGCCTGTGCCGCCGCCGGACGGCTACGAGTACCTCAAGGCCATTCCGATTTTCGGCGAGCTGCCGATGCAGGACCTGAAGGACTTGTTCCGCATGGCGCAGCAGGTGCTCATCCCCGCGGACACCACGGTGCTGGAGAAGGGCGCAAGGGGGACGGGGCTGCTGGTGCTGCTGGACGGGACGGTGGACGTGTTCAGCGGGCCGGGGCTGGACGCGCGGCTGCTCAACACGCTGGGGCCCGGAGCCTTCGTCGGGGAAATCTCGCTCATCCTGGATGGGCCCACGTCGGCGCACGTGCGCTCGAGGACGGCGGTGCGGGCGCTGCGGGTGACGCGGGTGGATTTCCAGCACTATCTGGACACGCATGAGGCTGCGGCGCTACGCATCTACCGACTCTTCACGGAGAGCCTGGCGGAGCGCGTGCGCGCGCTGAGCGCGTAG
- a CDS encoding cyclic nucleotide-binding domain-containing protein, with protein sequence MADTGASRERATQLASEGRLEEALAEYQGVAKAAPDDADVRQKVAELNEWLGRQADAATAYEASALAWAKAGQPLRAVAACVALARLGALPAARTRTARVLAERFALAPGAAAPAVAAGTMAPVPEAEAPGALPIFSHLEREAFIALLEALEVRAFFPGQSIVDEGAQGASMFALVEGRADVLRTFEGGERKSVGTVMPGDFFGELALVTEGPRLATVVATERAVLLELTRARMEAVAARYPAVAGVVEAFYRRRMVENLLRSNPLLSKLSPEQKAAISRDFQLRTVSASEALLTQGQPGDAFYVVLRGRFTPWLEQPFGRRVALADLREGDVFGEISLLLDKPVSATVRADVAGVVLRLERTAFEKHLLSQPGLKGMLMRMGTERLQRTAQALASGRVLHEGDLRV encoded by the coding sequence ATGGCGGACACGGGCGCGAGCAGGGAGCGGGCCACCCAGCTCGCCAGCGAGGGCAGGCTGGAGGAGGCACTGGCGGAGTACCAGGGCGTGGCGAAGGCCGCCCCTGACGACGCGGACGTGCGCCAGAAGGTGGCGGAGCTCAACGAGTGGCTGGGCCGACAGGCGGACGCGGCGACGGCGTACGAGGCCTCCGCGCTGGCCTGGGCGAAGGCAGGCCAGCCGCTGCGCGCGGTGGCCGCGTGTGTCGCGCTGGCCCGGCTCGGCGCGCTTCCGGCCGCCAGGACTCGCACCGCGCGCGTGCTGGCGGAGCGCTTCGCCCTGGCGCCGGGCGCGGCTGCCCCGGCGGTGGCGGCGGGGACGATGGCCCCCGTGCCCGAGGCCGAGGCGCCGGGCGCGCTGCCCATCTTCTCGCACCTGGAGCGGGAGGCCTTCATCGCACTGCTGGAGGCGCTGGAGGTGCGGGCCTTCTTCCCCGGTCAGTCCATCGTGGACGAGGGCGCGCAGGGCGCGTCCATGTTCGCGCTGGTGGAGGGCCGCGCGGACGTGCTGCGCACCTTCGAGGGCGGCGAGCGCAAGTCGGTGGGCACCGTCATGCCTGGGGACTTCTTCGGTGAGCTGGCGCTCGTCACGGAAGGCCCGCGCCTCGCCACGGTGGTGGCCACCGAACGCGCCGTGTTGTTGGAGCTGACGCGCGCGCGCATGGAGGCCGTGGCCGCGCGCTACCCCGCGGTGGCCGGTGTGGTGGAGGCCTTCTACCGGCGGCGCATGGTGGAGAACCTGCTGCGCAGCAACCCGCTCCTCAGCAAGCTGTCACCCGAGCAGAAGGCCGCCATCTCCCGCGACTTCCAGCTGCGCACGGTGAGCGCGAGCGAGGCGCTGCTGACGCAGGGCCAGCCCGGGGACGCCTTCTACGTGGTGCTGCGCGGCCGCTTCACGCCATGGCTGGAGCAGCCCTTCGGCCGCCGCGTGGCGCTGGCGGACCTGCGTGAGGGCGACGTCTTCGGCGAAATCTCCCTGCTGCTCGACAAGCCCGTCTCCGCCACGGTGCGCGCGGACGTGGCCGGCGTGGTGCTGCGCCTGGAGCGCACCGCCTTCGAGAAGCACCTGCTCAGCCAGCCCGGCCTCAAGGGCATGCTGATGCGCATGGGCACCGAGCGCCTCCAGCGCACCGCCCAGGCACTCGCCTCCGGCCGCGTGCTGCACGAAGGTGACTTGCGCGTTTGA
- a CDS encoding OmpP1/FadL family transporter — protein MKKTLSLVALLAAGTSQAAGFQINTQSSRSTGMANASVGWLNDSAAVYYNAANILGDAKLDVQVGDTGILPTLKFTPEGGATQGQKTTLSPPPHLFATYKVMDKLAVGLGIYTPFGARSRWVDDFVGRFRARESAMAVYNINPTVAYQVHERFRIGAGLDIGRGTLELKRALDFVESEGNVHLGGGAWGIGANVGVQGVVVPDLLSVGVHYRSPMKLTFKGDADFQDVPAEFQARLADTIVQGDVTLPQQISAGVAVTPLKNLTLAFDANWVDWSDFEQLAIEFPENPALNNPLPKRWKATWNFHLGGEYGVTDALKVRAGVLLDPSPSPQDTLTPDLPDADRFAVTGGLGYAFGALRADVGYQFVTLSDNDSVAPGVPGRYNGQAHVFSLTLGYSMK, from the coding sequence ATGAAGAAGACACTCTCCCTGGTAGCGCTGCTCGCCGCCGGCACCTCGCAGGCCGCGGGCTTCCAGATCAACACCCAGAGCTCCCGCTCGACGGGCATGGCCAACGCGTCCGTTGGCTGGCTGAACGACTCGGCCGCCGTCTACTACAACGCGGCGAACATCCTGGGTGACGCGAAGCTGGACGTGCAGGTGGGCGACACCGGCATCCTGCCCACGCTGAAGTTCACCCCCGAGGGTGGGGCGACGCAGGGCCAGAAGACGACGCTGTCCCCGCCGCCGCACCTGTTCGCGACGTACAAGGTGATGGACAAGCTGGCGGTGGGCCTGGGCATCTACACGCCCTTCGGCGCGCGCAGCCGCTGGGTGGATGACTTCGTGGGCCGCTTCCGCGCCCGCGAGTCGGCCATGGCCGTCTACAACATCAACCCGACGGTGGCGTACCAGGTGCACGAGCGCTTCCGCATCGGCGCCGGGCTCGACATCGGCCGCGGCACGCTGGAGCTGAAGCGCGCCCTGGACTTCGTGGAGAGCGAGGGCAACGTCCACCTGGGCGGCGGCGCGTGGGGCATTGGCGCCAACGTCGGCGTCCAGGGCGTGGTGGTGCCGGACCTGCTGTCGGTGGGCGTCCACTACCGCAGCCCCATGAAGCTGACCTTCAAGGGCGACGCGGACTTCCAGGACGTGCCGGCCGAGTTCCAGGCCCGCCTGGCGGACACCATCGTCCAGGGCGACGTCACGCTGCCGCAGCAGATTTCGGCGGGCGTGGCCGTCACGCCGCTGAAGAACCTGACGCTGGCCTTCGACGCGAACTGGGTGGACTGGTCGGACTTCGAGCAGCTCGCCATCGAGTTCCCGGAGAACCCGGCGCTCAACAACCCGCTGCCCAAGCGCTGGAAGGCGACGTGGAACTTCCACCTGGGTGGTGAGTACGGCGTGACGGACGCGCTGAAGGTGCGCGCGGGCGTCCTGCTGGACCCGTCCCCGAGCCCGCAGGACACGCTGACGCCGGACCTGCCGGACGCGGACCGCTTCGCGGTGACGGGCGGCCTGGGCTACGCCTTCGGCGCGCTGCGCGCGGACGTGGGCTACCAGTTCGTCACGCTGTCCGACAACGACAGCGTCGCGCCGGGCGTGCCGGGCCGCTACAACGGCCAGGCGCACGTGTTCAGCCTGACGCTCGGCTACTCCATGAAGTAG
- a CDS encoding alpha/beta hydrolase: MRKVLFLGAFALGAVACDPDIAKDAPPAEEAVVAEFDPAASPPVVPSPNDLAMKDGLVNAPINPSAPEAEQEFTRDYVNTLDGFPTSISASTTVKNLDPASVTAATVKILDLYEGTPLSRPVPSNVVIGYNPDTDKVNVIAPTGWPKGGRYGVVLVGGDKGLKTTSGKNVIASATWAFASSNEPLVTCEDLTAPNCRAATELIPATATDPAERIAQQTATALQLEQLRRGYKPVIDAAADKFQIKRDDIVLAWTFTVMNMPEATFDPGNSIIPFPNDLLRVPAQGNTPAHLNLPVNTSPNANPLEVAISQGLNTLDGWSTTAPIVSENGAKTGVIDVGAELDMNTVQLGKSLLFIKATNTDKGTAPKVKVCLNCASSLKADGSAQTTPQQLQIIPEVPLDEATQYAVVMLRGMKDIKGRAVAPTAAQALLRSKAALVDGNGKSQVSAVPDFLAAQLEPARLGMKPLYDALEALGIKRKDVNLAWAFTTQSTLSILQKLNAVPTAVPADPLYLVDQTSNLTGTMALNKLDNESVGSAFAGAFASPYLLSDTQGTLNRAEPRIDHVPFLLFLPKSDVAPMPANGYPVVIFGHGLTGNRTNIVAVANTFNKNGFAVVAIDSVLHGDRTSCAGIAPPGITAGSVTIDEPNEACSTGTCDVTPNSPSFGRCVAPATAIACDPSPTAAVAGDLVCASQRQGRCLSTGKCEGGDFLRGSSNNANAAPVVSGWNFLNLTNLFATRDNFRHSVIDVAQVSRMVATATLNARINAAKAGAGSVDGTQVHYVGQSLGGLQGGLIGAVNTKLQHVGLNAAGGGLTDVLLTATNPTFVAYRGGFNALLTSAGRPPGTPAYDEFITLARTILDPADPRNFGYFLENGQAANREVFVQYIKGDDVIPNPVTDFLLGAANRGTQRSVQSYMFDVQPLPANVKHGFFTIFDPTADASTAAFLKSVRDQAQGQMAAFLQTGLAPTP, translated from the coding sequence ATGAGAAAGGTGTTGTTCCTGGGGGCATTTGCCCTGGGCGCCGTGGCGTGTGATCCGGATATCGCCAAGGACGCTCCGCCCGCCGAGGAAGCAGTTGTCGCGGAGTTCGACCCCGCGGCGTCGCCGCCGGTGGTTCCTTCTCCCAACGACCTGGCCATGAAGGACGGACTGGTCAACGCGCCCATCAATCCGAGCGCGCCCGAAGCGGAGCAGGAGTTCACGCGCGACTACGTGAACACGCTCGACGGCTTCCCCACGTCCATCAGCGCCAGCACGACGGTCAAGAACCTGGACCCGGCCAGCGTGACGGCGGCCACGGTGAAGATCCTGGACCTGTACGAGGGCACGCCGCTGTCGCGCCCCGTGCCGTCCAACGTCGTCATCGGCTACAACCCGGACACCGACAAGGTGAACGTGATTGCCCCCACGGGCTGGCCCAAGGGTGGCCGCTACGGGGTGGTGCTCGTCGGCGGTGACAAGGGCCTGAAGACGACGTCCGGCAAGAACGTCATCGCCTCGGCCACGTGGGCCTTCGCCAGCTCCAACGAGCCGCTCGTCACCTGCGAGGACCTGACGGCCCCCAACTGCCGCGCCGCCACCGAGCTCATCCCCGCCACGGCGACGGACCCGGCCGAGCGCATCGCGCAGCAGACGGCCACCGCGCTCCAGCTGGAGCAGCTGCGCCGCGGCTACAAGCCCGTCATCGACGCGGCCGCCGACAAGTTCCAAATCAAGCGCGACGACATCGTGCTGGCGTGGACCTTCACGGTGATGAACATGCCGGAGGCCACGTTCGACCCCGGCAACAGCATCATCCCCTTCCCCAATGACCTGCTGCGCGTCCCGGCCCAGGGCAACACGCCCGCGCACCTGAACCTGCCGGTCAACACCAGCCCCAACGCCAACCCGCTCGAGGTCGCCATCTCCCAGGGCCTCAACACGCTGGACGGCTGGTCCACCACCGCCCCCATCGTCTCGGAGAACGGCGCCAAGACGGGCGTCATCGACGTGGGCGCCGAGCTGGACATGAACACGGTGCAGCTGGGCAAGTCGCTGCTCTTCATCAAGGCCACCAACACCGACAAGGGCACGGCCCCCAAGGTGAAGGTGTGCCTCAACTGCGCCTCCAGCCTGAAGGCGGACGGCAGCGCGCAGACCACGCCGCAGCAGCTGCAAATCATCCCCGAGGTGCCGCTCGACGAGGCGACCCAGTACGCCGTCGTCATGCTCCGCGGCATGAAGGACATCAAGGGCCGCGCCGTGGCCCCCACCGCCGCGCAGGCGCTGCTGCGCAGCAAGGCCGCGCTGGTGGACGGGAATGGCAAGAGCCAGGTCTCCGCGGTGCCGGACTTCCTCGCCGCCCAGCTCGAGCCGGCGCGTCTGGGCATGAAGCCGCTGTATGACGCCCTCGAGGCGCTCGGCATCAAGCGCAAGGACGTGAACCTGGCGTGGGCGTTCACCACGCAGAGCACGCTGTCCATCCTCCAGAAGCTGAACGCCGTCCCCACGGCGGTGCCGGCGGACCCGCTCTACCTGGTGGACCAGACCAGCAACCTCACGGGCACCATGGCGCTCAACAAGCTGGACAACGAGTCGGTGGGCTCGGCCTTCGCCGGCGCCTTCGCCTCGCCGTACCTGCTGAGCGACACCCAGGGCACGCTCAACCGCGCGGAGCCGCGCATCGACCACGTCCCGTTCCTGCTCTTCCTGCCGAAGTCGGACGTGGCGCCCATGCCCGCCAACGGCTACCCGGTGGTCATCTTCGGCCACGGCCTGACGGGCAACCGCACCAACATCGTGGCGGTCGCCAACACGTTCAACAAGAACGGCTTCGCTGTCGTCGCCATCGACTCCGTGCTGCACGGTGACCGCACGAGCTGCGCGGGCATCGCGCCGCCGGGCATCACCGCCGGCTCGGTGACCATCGACGAGCCGAACGAGGCCTGCTCCACCGGCACCTGCGACGTGACGCCCAACAGCCCCAGCTTCGGCCGCTGCGTGGCCCCGGCCACCGCCATCGCCTGCGACCCGAGCCCGACGGCCGCCGTGGCCGGCGACCTGGTCTGCGCGTCCCAGCGTCAGGGCCGCTGCCTGAGCACCGGCAAGTGCGAGGGTGGTGACTTCCTGCGTGGCAGCAGCAACAACGCCAATGCGGCCCCCGTCGTCTCCGGCTGGAACTTCCTCAACCTCACCAACCTGTTCGCCACGCGCGACAACTTCCGCCACTCCGTCATCGACGTGGCGCAGGTGTCCCGCATGGTGGCCACCGCCACCCTCAACGCGCGCATCAACGCGGCCAAGGCGGGCGCCGGCAGCGTCGACGGCACGCAGGTCCACTACGTGGGCCAGAGCCTCGGCGGCCTCCAGGGCGGCCTGATTGGCGCCGTCAACACGAAGCTGCAGCACGTGGGCCTCAACGCGGCGGGCGGCGGCCTGACGGACGTGCTGCTGACGGCCACCAACCCCACCTTCGTGGCGTACCGCGGTGGCTTCAACGCCCTGCTCACCAGCGCGGGCCGTCCTCCCGGCACGCCCGCCTACGACGAGTTCATCACCCTGGCGCGCACCATCCTGGACCCGGCCGACCCGCGCAACTTCGGCTACTTCCTGGAGAACGGCCAGGCCGCCAACCGCGAGGTGTTCGTCCAGTACATCAAGGGCGACGACGTCATCCCCAACCCGGTGACGGACTTCCTCCTCGGCGCCGCCAACCGCGGCACCCAGCGCTCGGTGCAGTCGTACATGTTCGACGTGCAGCCGCTGCCGGCGAACGTCAAGCATGGCTTCTTCACCATCTTCGACCCCACCGCGGACGCGTCGACGGCGGCGTTCCTCAAGTCCGTGCGTGACCAGGCCCAGGGACAGATGGCCGCCTTCCTCCAGACGGGCCTCGCCCCCACCCCGTAA
- a CDS encoding OmpA/MotB family protein — MTEVPHEHGRNQERGRSMVPWLVTALVVLLAGGVLYLAHRGSQQAQALAEQSRVAAEEAANRARDAEAARVQLAEKLAAVESERTKLATEKEQLSSEKEQLSQTVQEQEAELAKLKATYDDLQDKMKAEIANGAIKLSQAEGRIQVDLVDKVLFDSGDASISTRGQEVLTRLGGVLAKVEDKFIQVSGHTDDSPPSQKLQGTFPTNWELSVARAVNVVRFLQEKGGVPARRLVAAGYGEMRPVSANSTPQGRARNRRIEVLLMPDLPSKRNPTTVKRALADSTTPKSAVKPAKGTK, encoded by the coding sequence ATGACGGAAGTCCCGCACGAGCACGGCCGGAATCAGGAGCGTGGGCGAAGCATGGTGCCCTGGCTGGTGACGGCGCTGGTGGTGTTGCTCGCGGGCGGCGTGCTGTACCTCGCGCACCGCGGCTCGCAGCAGGCGCAGGCCCTGGCCGAGCAGTCGCGCGTCGCCGCCGAGGAGGCCGCCAACCGCGCCCGTGACGCGGAGGCCGCGCGCGTGCAACTGGCGGAGAAGCTGGCCGCCGTGGAGTCCGAGCGCACGAAGCTCGCCACCGAGAAGGAGCAGCTCAGCAGCGAGAAGGAGCAGCTCAGCCAGACGGTGCAGGAGCAGGAGGCGGAGCTGGCGAAGCTCAAGGCCACCTACGACGACCTGCAGGACAAGATGAAGGCGGAGATCGCCAACGGCGCCATCAAGCTGTCGCAGGCGGAAGGCCGCATCCAGGTGGACCTGGTGGACAAGGTGCTCTTCGACTCCGGCGACGCGAGCATCAGCACGCGCGGGCAGGAGGTGCTCACGCGCCTGGGCGGCGTGCTGGCGAAGGTGGAGGACAAGTTCATCCAGGTGTCGGGCCACACGGATGACTCGCCGCCGTCGCAGAAGCTGCAGGGCACCTTCCCCACCAACTGGGAGCTCTCCGTGGCGCGCGCCGTCAACGTGGTGCGCTTCCTCCAGGAGAAGGGCGGCGTGCCCGCGCGCCGGCTGGTGGCCGCAGGCTACGGCGAGATGCGGCCGGTGTCCGCCAACTCCACTCCGCAGGGCCGCGCGCGCAACCGGCGCATCGAAGTGCTGCTCATGCCGGACCTGCCCAGCAAGCGAAACCCCACGACGGTGAAGCGTGCGCTCGCGGACTCCACCACGCCGAAGAGCGCGGTGAAGCCCGCGAAGGGGACGAAGTAA